A window of the Streptomyces sp. JB150 genome harbors these coding sequences:
- a CDS encoding SDR family oxidoreductase has product MHDGPLVNRTVVITGAARGLGAALARDLAHRGARLALLGHEKEALEEVARSLPVPALAQEVDVTDGAGLRRAAERVRAVLGPASVVVANAGIAEGGPFAVTDPGRWRRVIDVNLTGSALTVRTFLPDLRETAGYYLQVASLASCVAAPMMSAYCASKAGVEAFAHALRAEEAHHGVAVGIAYMNWVDTDMIRAADRYRTMRELRGHMPLPARHVDAAERVTARLARAVEERRTAVYVPAWLRLAQMSRAALPALVLRTSRRHLTSLEAAGVPLESTGLLGGGGRADEAATEANAGRWARG; this is encoded by the coding sequence ATGCATGACGGCCCGCTCGTGAACCGTACGGTCGTGATCACGGGTGCGGCCCGTGGTCTCGGCGCCGCCCTGGCCCGGGACCTGGCCCACCGCGGCGCCCGGCTCGCCCTCCTCGGCCACGAGAAGGAGGCCCTGGAGGAGGTGGCCCGCTCCCTGCCGGTGCCCGCCCTCGCCCAGGAGGTCGACGTCACGGACGGCGCGGGGCTGCGGCGGGCCGCGGAGCGGGTGCGGGCCGTGCTGGGGCCCGCGTCCGTCGTCGTCGCGAACGCGGGGATCGCGGAGGGCGGCCCCTTCGCGGTGACCGACCCCGGCCGCTGGCGCCGCGTGATCGACGTCAACCTGACCGGCAGCGCGCTGACCGTCCGGACGTTCCTGCCGGACCTGCGCGAGACCGCCGGGTACTACCTCCAGGTCGCCTCCCTGGCGTCCTGCGTCGCCGCACCCATGATGAGCGCCTACTGCGCCTCCAAGGCGGGCGTGGAGGCCTTCGCGCACGCGCTGCGGGCCGAGGAGGCGCACCACGGGGTGGCCGTCGGCATCGCCTATATGAACTGGGTCGACACCGACATGATCCGCGCCGCCGACCGGTACCGGACCATGCGGGAACTGCGCGGTCACATGCCGCTCCCGGCGCGGCACGTGGACGCCGCGGAGCGTGTCACCGCCCGGCTCGCGCGGGCCGTCGAGGAGCGTCGTACCGCCGTCTACGTGCCCGCCTGGCTGCGTCTGGCCCAGATGTCCCGAGCGGCGCTGCCGGCGCTGGTGCTGCGGACCTCCCGGCGGCACCTCACTTCCCTGGAGGCGGCCGGGGTGCCGCTCGAGAGCACCGGGCTGCTCGGGGGCGGAGGGCGGGCGGACGAGGCGGCGACGGAGGCGAACGCGGGGCGGTGGGCTCGCGGTTGA
- a CDS encoding NAD(P)/FAD-dependent oxidoreductase translates to MPDAVVIGAGPNGLVAANLLADAGWSVTVLEEQDEAGGAVRHDRGVDPAFVSDLFSSFYPLAAASPIVAGLRLEEHGLRWSHAPHVLAHPLSDGGCAVLDRDIEVTAHSLDAFAPGDGDAWRRLHDVWQRIRGDVLSALFTPFPPVRAGVRFVVRLRGAGGLRLARSLLLPVRRLGEEEFRGQGGRLLLAGNALHADLAPEAAGSGGFGWLMSMLGQTYGFPVPVGGAGALTEALTRRLLARGGVLRCGRRVDEIVVRHGRAVGVRTAGGETYGARRAVLADVSVPALYGRLVRPEHLPGQVLEDLRRFQWDFATFKVDWALDGPVPWRAEQAARAGTVHLADGVDELTRFAAQIAMRQVPDRPFALFGQMTTSDPSRSPHGTESAWAYTHVPLDVGSDAGDEGLTGAWDDKEQQIMADRVERQVERFAPGFRALIRARRVLGPPTLQAMNANLYQGAINGGTTSLHQQLVFRPLPGTGRPETPVTGLYLASAGAHPGGGVHGACGANAARAALRRRIPPGRAGAQRVLARRDRTGRRQ, encoded by the coding sequence ATGCCTGACGCGGTGGTGATCGGGGCGGGACCCAACGGCCTGGTGGCGGCCAATCTCCTCGCCGACGCGGGCTGGAGCGTGACGGTGCTGGAGGAGCAGGACGAGGCGGGCGGCGCCGTACGCCACGACCGGGGGGTCGATCCGGCGTTCGTCAGCGACCTGTTCAGCTCCTTCTACCCGCTCGCCGCGGCCTCCCCCATCGTGGCCGGACTGCGCCTTGAGGAGCACGGCCTGCGCTGGAGCCACGCGCCGCACGTCCTGGCCCACCCGCTGTCCGACGGCGGCTGCGCCGTCCTCGACCGCGACATCGAGGTCACGGCACACTCCCTGGACGCCTTCGCGCCCGGAGACGGCGACGCCTGGCGGCGGTTGCACGACGTGTGGCAGCGCATCCGCGGCGATGTGCTGAGCGCCCTGTTCACCCCCTTCCCGCCGGTGCGCGCCGGCGTCCGCTTCGTTGTGCGGCTGCGCGGCGCGGGCGGGCTGCGGCTCGCCCGCAGCCTGCTGCTGCCGGTGCGGCGCCTGGGCGAGGAGGAGTTCCGGGGGCAGGGCGGCCGGCTGCTGCTCGCCGGGAACGCGCTGCACGCAGATCTCGCGCCCGAGGCGGCGGGCAGCGGCGGCTTCGGCTGGCTGATGTCGATGCTGGGGCAGACGTACGGCTTCCCGGTGCCGGTGGGCGGCGCCGGCGCCCTCACCGAGGCCCTGACGCGCAGGCTGCTGGCCCGGGGCGGGGTGCTGCGCTGCGGTCGCCGGGTGGACGAGATCGTCGTACGGCACGGCCGGGCGGTCGGGGTGCGCACCGCCGGCGGGGAGACGTACGGCGCGCGGCGGGCGGTGCTGGCGGACGTGTCCGTGCCCGCCCTGTACGGCCGACTGGTGCGGCCGGAGCACCTTCCCGGCCAGGTGCTGGAAGACCTGCGGCGCTTCCAGTGGGACTTCGCCACCTTCAAGGTCGACTGGGCGCTCGACGGGCCGGTGCCCTGGCGGGCCGAGCAGGCGGCGCGGGCCGGCACCGTGCATCTGGCCGACGGGGTCGACGAGCTGACCCGGTTCGCGGCGCAGATCGCCATGCGGCAGGTCCCGGACCGGCCCTTCGCCCTGTTCGGCCAGATGACGACGTCCGATCCGTCGCGCTCGCCGCACGGCACCGAGTCCGCCTGGGCCTACACCCACGTGCCGCTCGACGTCGGCTCCGACGCGGGCGACGAAGGCCTCACCGGGGCCTGGGACGACAAGGAGCAGCAGATCATGGCCGACCGCGTGGAACGCCAGGTCGAGCGGTTCGCTCCCGGCTTCCGCGCGCTGATCCGCGCCCGCCGCGTCCTGGGCCCGCCCACACTCCAGGCGATGAACGCCAATCTGTACCAGGGCGCCATCAACGGCGGCACCACGTCCCTGCATCAGCAGCTCGTCTTCCGTCCGCTCCCCGGCACCGGGCGCCCGGAGACCCCCGTCACCGGGTTGTACCTGGCGTCCGCGGGCGCCCATCCGGGCGGCGGTGTCCACGGCGCCTGCGGCGCGAACGCGGCCCGCGCGGCGCTGCGCCGCCGGATTCCGCCCGGCCGGGCGGGGGCGCAGCGCGTCCTGGCCCGCCGCGACCGCACCGGCCGCAGGCAGTGA
- a CDS encoding SRPBCC family protein, with translation MAVRHCLIKARPQTVWAVLADGTRYADWVVGTASSRPVRGAWPQEDAAIGYEVRIGPVRLSNETVVRRCEEGSALELEAKAGPLGTVRIAIELKRWGEHCLVLVDEHPLRGAGGRLHNAGTEALIQLRHRAMLARLARLCEAEERAGRGDAAGPGVRAGAGAPGDGHA, from the coding sequence ATGGCGGTGCGGCACTGTCTGATCAAAGCCCGTCCGCAGACGGTGTGGGCCGTCCTGGCCGACGGCACCCGTTACGCGGACTGGGTGGTGGGCACGGCGAGCTCGCGCCCGGTGCGGGGCGCCTGGCCGCAGGAGGACGCGGCGATCGGCTACGAGGTGCGGATCGGGCCGGTCCGGCTGAGCAACGAGACCGTCGTACGGCGGTGCGAGGAGGGCTCCGCGCTGGAGCTGGAGGCGAAGGCGGGCCCGCTGGGCACCGTGCGGATAGCCATCGAGCTGAAGCGGTGGGGTGAACACTGTCTGGTCCTCGTCGACGAGCATCCCCTGCGCGGTGCCGGCGGGCGGCTGCACAACGCGGGCACGGAGGCGTTGATCCAGTTGCGGCACCGCGCCATGCTGGCCCGCCTGGCCCGGCTGTGCGAGGCCGAGGAACGGGCGGGGCGGGGCGACGCGGCCGGGCCCGGCGTGCGGGCCGGGGCGGGCGCGCCGGGGGACGGGCATGCCTGA
- a CDS encoding alpha/beta hydrolase, whose protein sequence is MTAVFVHGVPETDEIWRELRDHLGTDSVALTLPGFGGSPEPERPDKEWYADWLAAELARLPGPVDLVGHDWGALLTYRVATAHDVPLRSWAADCAGLLRPDYVWHEVARIWQTPGEGEALNERLRAASADDPASLAAGLRRLGMPGRHALAMQKAFDMPMGEAILGLYRSTVPHPYAHWGAAFERPTAAPGLVVSPEGDPFDDTAAARAVAARLGARVAVLPATGHFWMLEDPAGAARVLSEFWAGL, encoded by the coding sequence ATGACCGCGGTGTTCGTCCACGGCGTTCCCGAGACCGACGAGATCTGGCGGGAGCTGCGCGACCACCTCGGCACCGACAGCGTCGCCCTCACGCTGCCGGGCTTCGGCGGCTCGCCGGAGCCGGAGCGCCCCGACAAGGAGTGGTACGCCGACTGGCTCGCCGCGGAACTGGCCCGGCTGCCCGGCCCGGTCGACCTGGTGGGCCACGACTGGGGTGCCCTGCTGACCTACCGGGTCGCGACGGCCCATGACGTGCCGCTGCGCAGCTGGGCCGCGGACTGCGCCGGCCTCCTGCGCCCCGACTACGTCTGGCACGAGGTGGCCCGGATCTGGCAGACGCCGGGCGAGGGCGAGGCGCTGAACGAGCGGCTGCGCGCCGCGTCCGCCGACGATCCGGCGAGCCTGGCGGCCGGGCTGCGCCGCCTCGGGATGCCGGGTCGGCACGCGCTGGCGATGCAGAAGGCGTTCGACATGCCGATGGGGGAGGCGATCCTCGGCCTGTACCGCTCCACCGTTCCCCACCCGTACGCCCACTGGGGCGCCGCGTTCGAACGGCCGACGGCCGCTCCCGGGCTGGTGGTGTCCCCGGAGGGCGACCCCTTCGACGACACGGCGGCCGCCCGCGCCGTCGCGGCCCGGCTCGGCGCCCGCGTGGCGGTGCTGCCGGCCACCGGGCACTTCTGGATGCTGGAGGATCCGGCCGGCGCCGCGCGGGTGCTGAGCGAATTCTGGGCGGGTCTGTAG
- a CDS encoding AAA family ATPase: MIIERAYAHSGAWEDGEWPWSVPCVRQLLTEGLRFTAPVTFVVGENGSGKSTLVEAIAEGFGLDSWGGSHDWRYASHRPRSVLGERLRFDAAPRGRSMLGSWSARKGFFLRAETALDALGREGFAPDSVSHGEGFLAAFRGKFHQPGLYVLDEPEAALSFTSCLELLGHIDQLARAGGQVVCATHSPLLTALPGADIVEVGEHGMRRAAWDELALVDHWRRYLADPRAYLRHILD, encoded by the coding sequence GTGATCATCGAACGCGCGTACGCACACAGCGGTGCGTGGGAGGACGGAGAGTGGCCCTGGTCGGTGCCCTGTGTGCGCCAGCTGCTGACGGAGGGACTGCGGTTCACCGCGCCGGTGACGTTCGTCGTCGGTGAGAACGGTTCCGGCAAGTCGACCCTGGTCGAGGCGATCGCGGAAGGGTTCGGCCTGGACTCCTGGGGCGGCTCCCACGACTGGCGGTACGCCAGTCACCGCCCCCGATCGGTGCTGGGTGAGCGGCTGCGCTTCGACGCCGCGCCGCGGGGCCGGTCCATGCTGGGCAGCTGGTCCGCGCGCAAGGGCTTCTTCCTGCGCGCCGAGACCGCGCTGGACGCGCTCGGCCGGGAGGGGTTCGCGCCCGATTCGGTCAGTCACGGGGAGGGGTTCCTCGCCGCGTTCCGCGGCAAGTTCCACCAGCCGGGGCTGTACGTGCTGGACGAGCCGGAGGCGGCGCTGTCGTTCACCTCCTGCCTGGAACTGCTGGGTCACATCGACCAGCTGGCCCGGGCCGGGGGCCAGGTCGTCTGCGCCACTCACTCCCCGCTGCTGACCGCGCTGCCGGGCGCCGACATCGTCGAGGTCGGCGAGCACGGCATGCGCCGGGCCGCCTGGGACGAGCTGGCCCTCGTCGACCACTGGCGCAGATATCTCGCCGACCCCCGCGCGTATCTGCGGCACATCCTCGACTAG
- a CDS encoding VOC family protein, giving the protein MKIRLTSVFVDDQAKAEHFYTEILGFEKKHDVPVGEKDRWLTVVSPDEPNGTELLLEPIGHPIARTYRDTLVADGIPLAQFAVDDVRAEYERLRGLGVRFTQEPLEMGPVTTAVFDDTCGNLIQIATPPR; this is encoded by the coding sequence ATGAAGATCCGTCTGACCAGCGTCTTCGTCGACGACCAGGCCAAGGCCGAGCACTTCTACACCGAAATCCTCGGGTTCGAGAAGAAGCACGACGTCCCGGTGGGCGAGAAGGACCGGTGGCTGACCGTCGTCTCACCCGACGAGCCCAACGGCACGGAACTGCTGCTGGAGCCCATCGGCCACCCCATCGCCCGCACCTACCGCGACACGCTCGTCGCCGACGGCATCCCGCTCGCCCAGTTCGCCGTCGACGATGTGCGGGCGGAGTACGAGCGGCTGCGCGGCCTCGGCGTCCGCTTCACCCAGGAGCCCCTGGAGATGGGCCCGGTCACCACCGCCGTCTTCGACGACACCTGCGGCAACCTCATCCAGATCGCGACGCCGCCGCGGTAG
- a CDS encoding metalloregulator ArsR/SmtB family transcription factor, with the protein MADDLFKALADPTRRIILDELTQRSGQTLFEICSRLSMKHGLGISRQGVSQHLAVLEAAGLVETRREGRYKFHDLNTAPLRQITERWLTPDKPGPEENTP; encoded by the coding sequence GTGGCCGACGACCTTTTCAAAGCCCTGGCCGACCCGACGCGCCGGATCATCCTCGACGAGCTCACCCAGAGGTCCGGACAGACACTGTTCGAGATCTGCTCGCGGCTGAGCATGAAGCACGGGCTCGGCATCTCGCGGCAGGGGGTCTCCCAGCACCTCGCGGTACTGGAGGCCGCCGGCCTCGTCGAGACCAGGCGGGAGGGCCGGTACAAGTTCCACGACCTGAACACGGCGCCGCTGCGTCAGATCACCGAACGATGGCTCACGCCCGACAAGCCCGGACCGGAGGAGAACACCCCATGA
- a CDS encoding Fic family protein, with product MTAAEPDSLAVWCRVRRQVRWAAPTGAEDVTGPVTPRVDGFVAWCEGPVRRRDPERAARLRSAYALARADAARGTELTFPVLARWQRAVLGGAEAPFRTGVAYAKGGRERYGLTPHTESDFARCLRDSADPAVPLAARAARTYLDVAFFHPFDDGNARAALLALTFVLAREGVVLDEVGPLQVTRHADDPEGAADLATLVAVLTRATRRRSAASGRHTAARP from the coding sequence ATGACCGCCGCTGAGCCCGACTCCCTGGCCGTGTGGTGCCGGGTGAGACGGCAGGTGCGGTGGGCGGCACCGACCGGCGCCGAGGACGTCACGGGCCCGGTCACCCCGCGCGTCGACGGCTTCGTCGCCTGGTGCGAGGGGCCCGTCCGGCGGCGCGACCCCGAGCGCGCGGCGCGGCTGCGGTCGGCGTACGCGCTGGCCCGGGCGGACGCCGCCCGGGGGACCGAGCTGACCTTTCCGGTGCTCGCCCGGTGGCAGCGGGCGGTACTCGGTGGCGCCGAGGCGCCGTTCCGGACGGGCGTCGCCTACGCGAAGGGCGGGCGCGAGCGGTACGGCCTGACGCCGCACACCGAGTCCGACTTCGCCCGGTGCCTGCGCGACAGCGCCGACCCCGCCGTGCCCCTCGCCGCCCGGGCGGCCCGTACCTACCTGGACGTCGCCTTCTTCCACCCCTTCGACGACGGCAACGCCCGCGCCGCCCTCCTCGCCCTGACCTTCGTCCTGGCCCGGGAGGGCGTCGTCCTGGACGAGGTCGGCCCCCTCCAGGTCACCCGTCACGCGGACGACCCGGAGGGCGCCGCCGACCTCGCGACCCTGGTCGCCGTCCTCACCCGTGCGACCCGCCGGCGATCGGCCGCCTCCGGTCGGCACACCGCCGCCAGGCCTTAG
- a CDS encoding rhamnogalacturonan lyase, with amino-acid sequence MAACALAALPQPAHAATARQVERLDRGLTSVHTSGGNLVSWRWLATDPNDVAFNVYRGGTKLNSAPLTASTNYFDAGAADSADYTVRAVVNGTEQPASEKALQFRSGYLDVPLSPPAGGTTPDGVAYTYEANDASTGDLDGDGRLDLVLKWQPTNAKDNSQSGYTGNTVVDGIRLDGTRLWRIDLGRNIRSGAHYTQFQVYDYDGDGKAEVAMKTADGTRDGTGAVIGNGSADHRNSSGYVLSGPEYLTMFNGQTGKAMQSVDYVPARGTVSSWGDSYGNRVDRFLAGTAYLDGTRPSLIMARGYYTRTVIAAWDWRNGSFTRRWTFDTNSSTNTGKGYDGQGNHSLSVADVDADGKDEIVYGAMTVDDNGAGLWTTKLGHGDAGHVGDLNPSRAGLEYFKVSEDSSKPGSWMADARTGQILWQTASGSDNGRGVAADVYAGSPGAEAWSAADTTLRSATGASLGREPSSVNFLSWWDGDPVRELLDGTRIDKYGTSGDTRLLTGSGVSANNGTKSTPALSGDILGDWREEVIWRTSDNRALRIHATPHQTNTKITTLLHDTQYRTALAWQNTAYNQPPHPSFFLGNNMPTAPRPTVYTP; translated from the coding sequence CTGGCCGCCTGCGCGCTCGCCGCCCTGCCGCAGCCCGCGCACGCGGCCACCGCGCGGCAGGTGGAACGCCTCGACCGGGGACTGACCAGCGTCCACACCAGCGGCGGAAACCTGGTGTCGTGGCGGTGGCTGGCCACCGACCCGAACGACGTGGCGTTCAACGTCTACCGCGGCGGCACCAAGCTCAACTCCGCCCCGCTGACCGCCTCGACCAACTACTTCGACGCCGGCGCCGCGGACTCCGCCGACTACACCGTGCGCGCGGTGGTGAACGGCACCGAACAGCCCGCCTCCGAGAAAGCCCTGCAGTTCCGGTCCGGCTACCTGGACGTACCCCTCTCCCCGCCCGCCGGCGGCACCACCCCCGACGGCGTCGCCTACACCTACGAGGCCAACGACGCCTCCACCGGCGACCTCGACGGGGACGGAAGACTCGACCTGGTCCTGAAGTGGCAGCCGACCAACGCCAAGGACAACTCGCAGTCCGGCTACACCGGCAACACCGTCGTCGACGGCATCCGGCTGGACGGCACCCGGCTGTGGCGCATCGACCTGGGCCGCAACATCCGCTCCGGCGCCCACTACACCCAGTTCCAGGTCTACGACTACGACGGCGACGGCAAGGCCGAGGTCGCCATGAAGACCGCCGACGGCACCCGGGACGGCACCGGCGCCGTCATCGGCAACGGCTCCGCCGACCACCGCAACTCCAGCGGCTACGTCCTGTCCGGCCCCGAGTACCTGACCATGTTCAACGGGCAGACGGGCAAGGCCATGCAGTCGGTGGACTACGTCCCGGCCCGCGGCACCGTCTCCTCCTGGGGCGACTCCTACGGCAACCGCGTCGACCGCTTCCTCGCCGGCACCGCCTACCTCGACGGCACCCGCCCCTCACTCATCATGGCCCGCGGCTACTACACCCGCACCGTCATCGCCGCCTGGGACTGGCGGAACGGCTCCTTCACCCGCCGCTGGACCTTCGACACCAACTCCTCCACCAACACCGGCAAGGGCTACGACGGCCAGGGCAACCACAGCCTGTCGGTCGCCGACGTGGACGCCGACGGCAAGGACGAGATCGTCTACGGGGCGATGACGGTGGACGACAACGGCGCCGGCCTGTGGACGACGAAACTCGGCCACGGCGACGCGGGCCACGTGGGCGACCTCAACCCCTCCCGGGCGGGCCTGGAGTACTTCAAGGTCTCCGAGGACTCCTCCAAGCCCGGTTCCTGGATGGCCGACGCCCGCACCGGCCAGATCCTGTGGCAGACCGCCTCCGGCAGCGACAACGGGCGTGGCGTCGCCGCCGACGTCTACGCCGGCAGTCCGGGCGCCGAGGCCTGGTCGGCAGCCGACACCACCCTGCGCTCGGCCACCGGCGCGTCCCTCGGCCGCGAACCCTCCAGCGTCAACTTCCTGTCCTGGTGGGACGGCGACCCCGTGCGCGAACTCCTCGACGGCACCCGCATCGACAAGTACGGCACCTCGGGCGACACCCGCCTGCTGACCGGCTCCGGCGTGTCCGCCAACAACGGCACCAAGTCCACCCCGGCGCTCTCCGGGGACATCCTCGGCGACTGGCGCGAGGAGGTGATCTGGCGGACGAGCGACAACCGCGCCCTGCGCATCCACGCCACCCCGCACCAGACCAACACCAAGATCACCACCCTGCTCCACGACACCCAGTACCGCACCGCCCTGGCCTGGCAGAACACCGCCTACAACCAGCCCCCGCACCCCAGCTTCTTCCTCGGCAACAACATGCCCACCGCGCCCCGCCCCACCGTCTACACACCCTGA
- a CDS encoding metallophosphoesterase has product MIRIAAVGDIHMGPDSQGVLRPAFETLPDCADLLLLAGDLTRHGTPEEARVVAREVKDLGVPVVAVLGNHDHHDEQPDEVTAILQDGGVRVLEGQETVLDCARGRVGVAGTKGFCGGFAGRNAGEFGEPLMKEFVRYTRRCADGLRTALERLDEQDCDVRIALTHFSPVPDTLAGEPLEIYPFLGSYLLAEAIDTAGADLAVHGHAHAGTEHGMTSGGVRVRNVAQPVIGRAFHVYHLQVPERVAAGSSARPGPAGS; this is encoded by the coding sequence ATGATCCGCATCGCAGCCGTCGGAGACATCCACATGGGGCCCGACAGCCAGGGAGTGCTGCGGCCCGCGTTCGAGACCCTGCCCGACTGCGCCGACCTGCTGCTGCTGGCGGGCGACCTGACCCGGCACGGCACCCCCGAGGAGGCCAGGGTGGTGGCGCGGGAGGTCAAGGACCTGGGGGTGCCGGTGGTGGCGGTCCTGGGCAACCACGACCACCACGACGAACAGCCCGACGAGGTGACCGCGATCCTCCAGGACGGCGGCGTGCGGGTGCTGGAGGGGCAGGAGACGGTCCTGGACTGCGCGCGGGGGCGGGTCGGCGTGGCCGGCACGAAGGGGTTCTGCGGCGGATTCGCGGGCCGCAACGCCGGGGAGTTCGGCGAGCCGCTGATGAAGGAGTTCGTGCGTTACACCCGCCGCTGCGCGGACGGGCTGCGTACGGCGCTGGAGCGGCTGGACGAGCAGGACTGCGACGTACGGATCGCGCTGACCCACTTCTCCCCCGTCCCCGACACGCTGGCCGGGGAGCCGCTGGAGATCTATCCGTTCCTCGGCAGCTACCTGCTGGCCGAGGCGATCGACACCGCCGGAGCGGATCTCGCGGTGCACGGCCACGCCCACGCGGGCACCGAGCACGGCATGACCAGCGGCGGCGTCCGCGTCCGCAACGTCGCCCAGCCCGTGATCGGGCGGGCCTTCCACGTGTACCACCTCCAGGTGCCGGAACGGGTCGCGGCGGGCTCGTCCGCGCGGCCGGGTCCGGCGGGCTCCTGA
- a CDS encoding nucleotidyltransferase family protein, with protein MTQHTDEPASARRAGTGELRLATEVSDPPPPGAHHLPQDRTQAILEATKQVGTLLKGKGHRFALAGSVAAYAHGAGTSLQHDADFCIRAEDAESVAATLREGGLEVRTPPEDWLLKTECFGQSVDIIFRLAHRPVTTEMLDRAEEMSVESVRMPVLSATDLLASVSSAFTEHYCDFGAVLPIARALREKVDWDEVRRECGDEPMADAFLFLLERLNVIAPREEQP; from the coding sequence ATGACGCAGCACACTGACGAACCGGCGTCCGCGCGGCGAGCGGGGACCGGCGAACTGCGGCTGGCCACGGAGGTGAGCGATCCCCCGCCGCCCGGGGCGCACCACCTGCCGCAGGACCGCACCCAGGCGATCCTGGAGGCCACCAAGCAGGTGGGGACGCTGCTGAAGGGCAAGGGGCACCGGTTCGCGCTGGCCGGTAGCGTCGCCGCGTACGCGCACGGCGCGGGCACGAGTCTTCAGCACGACGCCGACTTCTGCATCCGGGCCGAGGACGCGGAGAGCGTCGCGGCGACGCTGCGCGAGGGCGGTCTGGAGGTACGTACACCACCGGAGGACTGGCTGCTGAAGACGGAGTGCTTCGGGCAGTCCGTCGACATCATCTTCCGGCTGGCGCACCGGCCCGTCACCACGGAGATGCTGGACCGGGCCGAGGAGATGTCGGTGGAGTCGGTGCGGATGCCGGTGCTGTCCGCGACGGACCTGCTGGCGAGCGTGTCGTCCGCCTTCACGGAGCACTACTGCGACTTCGGCGCGGTCCTGCCCATCGCGCGGGCACTGCGGGAGAAGGTCGACTGGGACGAGGTGCGGCGCGAGTGCGGTGACGAGCCGATGGCCGACGCGTTCCTCTTCCTCCTCGAACGTCTGAATGTGATCGCGCCCCGGGAGGAGCAGCCATGA
- a CDS encoding ornithine decarboxylase, giving the protein MDHSRAPVLEALREFRRRGDVAYGPPGHKQGRGADPRVVDVVGMDVFRSDVLTLNGLDDRRESQGVISQAQELMADAVGATEAFFSTCGSSLSVKTAMLAVAGPGEKMLLSRNAHKSVVAAVVVNGVEPIWVHPEFDAERHLAHPPEPDDVRARLREHPDARGMLLITPTDWGTCADIGAVARVCHEFDVPLIVDEAWGAHLPFHPDLPAWGMDAEADLVVTSVHKMGGAIEQSSVFHLQYDRVSSEVLKQREDLLGTTSASPLVYATLDGWRRQMVEQGHALLDAAISRARRVRAAADELPGLRVMGREVVDEGLAADVDPLKIVIDVRELGISGMQAAEWLRTHRHVDVGGSDSCRVSASITYADDDATEHMLVEALRALVEKAESIERQPPVRLPEPSALELEQAMLPREAFFAPVEHVPAERAAGRISAEIITPYPPGVPVVCPGEVITAEVLDYLRSGVEHGMLIPDAADSSVRTLRVVARP; this is encoded by the coding sequence ATGGACCATTCACGCGCCCCTGTACTGGAGGCCCTGCGGGAGTTCCGGCGCCGGGGGGACGTGGCGTACGGGCCGCCCGGGCACAAGCAGGGCCGGGGCGCGGACCCCCGGGTGGTGGACGTCGTCGGGATGGACGTCTTCCGCTCCGACGTGCTCACCCTCAACGGGCTCGACGACCGCCGTGAGTCCCAGGGGGTGATCAGCCAGGCGCAGGAGCTGATGGCCGACGCCGTCGGCGCCACGGAGGCGTTCTTCTCCACCTGCGGCAGCTCCCTGTCGGTGAAGACGGCGATGCTGGCGGTGGCCGGCCCCGGCGAGAAGATGCTGCTGTCGCGCAACGCGCACAAGTCGGTGGTGGCGGCCGTCGTCGTCAACGGCGTGGAACCGATCTGGGTGCACCCCGAGTTCGACGCCGAACGGCACCTGGCGCACCCGCCGGAGCCCGACGACGTACGCGCCCGGCTGCGGGAGCATCCGGACGCCAGGGGCATGCTGCTGATCACGCCGACCGACTGGGGCACCTGCGCCGACATCGGCGCCGTGGCCCGGGTGTGCCACGAGTTCGACGTACCGCTGATCGTGGACGAGGCGTGGGGCGCCCATCTGCCGTTCCACCCGGATCTGCCGGCCTGGGGCATGGACGCCGAGGCCGACCTGGTGGTGACCAGCGTGCACAAGATGGGCGGGGCGATCGAGCAGAGTTCGGTGTTCCACCTCCAGTACGACCGGGTGTCGTCGGAGGTGCTCAAGCAGCGTGAGGACCTGCTGGGCACCACCAGCGCCTCGCCCCTGGTGTACGCCACCCTCGACGGCTGGCGACGGCAGATGGTGGAGCAGGGGCACGCCCTGCTGGACGCCGCGATCAGCCGCGCGCGGCGGGTCAGGGCGGCGGCCGATGAGCTGCCGGGCCTGCGGGTGATGGGCCGGGAGGTGGTCGACGAGGGGCTGGCCGCCGACGTCGATCCGCTGAAGATCGTGATCGATGTGCGGGAGCTGGGGATCAGCGGGATGCAGGCGGCCGAGTGGCTGCGCACCCACCGCCATGTCGACGTCGGCGGTTCCGACAGCTGCCGGGTCAGCGCGTCGATCACGTACGCCGACGACGACGCGACGGAGCACATGCTGGTGGAGGCGCTGCGGGCGCTGGTCGAGAAGGCGGAGTCGATCGAGCGGCAGCCGCCGGTGCGGCTGCCGGAGCCGTCGGCGCTGGAGCTGGAGCAGGCGATGCTGCCGCGGGAGGCGTTCTTCGCGCCGGTCGAGCATGTGCCCGCGGAGCGGGCCGCGGGCCGTATCAGCGCGGAGATCATCACGCCGTATCCGCCGGGCGTGCCGGTGGTGTGCCCCGGCGAGGTCATCACGGCGGAGGTTCTGGACTATCTGCGCAGCGGTGTCGAGCACGGGATGCTGATTCCGGACGCGGCGGACTCCTCCGTGCGCACCCTGCGGGTGGTGGCCCGTCCGTGA